A part of Carettochelys insculpta isolate YL-2023 chromosome 1, ASM3395843v1, whole genome shotgun sequence genomic DNA contains:
- the LOC142002373 gene encoding olfactory receptor 52D1-like, translated as MQVTPFCLRVGQLLPCSMSDSNTTDFTNPSIFILLGIPGWESAYVWVSIPFCAMYTLAVLGNFTILFIVKREPSLHVPMYYFLCMLSTSDLILSTSIVPKTLSIFWFNSREIEFGACLTQMYFIHTFLSIESGILGAMALDRYVAICEPLRHASILTNPVVAKIGLAVVLRSGLLVLPTPFLARQWPYCRTNIITHTHCEHMAVVKLACADTRISNYYGLTVVFLVTGLDAIFITLSYTQILRAIFSLPTKDSQIKTFGTCGSHLCVILAFYIPGIFSFLTHRLGHKLALHFEVLIANVYMLVPPMLNPIIYGVRTSQIRDRLLHLSSHKGV; from the coding sequence ATGCAGGTGACACCGTTCTGCCTCAGAGTTGGACAGCTTCTCCCCTGCTCCATGTCAGATTCCAACACAACTGACTTCACCAACCCCTCCAtcttcatcctgctgggcattcctggctGGGAGTCAGCCTACgtctgggtctccatccccttctgcgcCATGTACACCTTAGCTGTCTTGGGGAACTTCACTATTCTGTTCATTGTGAAGAGGGAGCCTAGCCTCCATgtgcccatgtactatttcctctgcatgctgtccACCAGTGACCTCATCCTGTCTACATCCATCGTGCCCAAAACactgagcatcttctggttcaattccagggagATAGAATTtggtgcctgcctcacccagatgtatTTCATTCACACCTTCCTGTCCATCGAATCTGGGATCCTTGGTGCAATGGCTTTggatcgctacgtggccatctgtgAGCCCCTGAGACATGCTTCTATCCTGACAAACCCTGTGGTGGCCAAGATCggcctggctgtggtgctgcgcAGTGGCCTGCTCGTACTGCCCACTCCCTTCCTGGCGAGGCAgtggccatattgcagaaccaacatcatcaCGCACACGCACTGTGAGCACATGGCTGTGGTGAAGCTGGCCTGCGCCGACACCCGCATCAGTAACTACTACGGACTCACTGTGGTATTCTTAGTGACTGGTCTGGATGCAATTTTTATCACCTTGTCCTATACCCAGATCCTGAGGGCCATCTTCAGCCTCCCCACAAAGGACAGCCAGATCAAGACTTTTGGAACCTGTGGCTCCCACCTCTGTGTCATCTTAGCCTTTTACATCCCAGGTATCTTCTCCTTCCTCACCCACCGGCTTGGCCACAAATTGGCCCTACATTTTGAAGTTCTCATTGCCAATGTGTATATGCTGGTGCCCCCCATGCTGAACCCCATCATTTATGGGGTGCGGACCAGTCAGATCCGAGATAGGCTGCTCCATCTCTCTTCTCATAAAGGGGTCTAA